In Geotalea uraniireducens, the genomic window CGACGTCTCGCTGCGCCGGGTCCTCGAATACAACCTCCAGGAAGAGGGGTACGACGTCTTCGCCGCCGCCTCCGGCGAGGCCGGCCTGGAGCTGTTCGCAGCCGAGGGGGCGGCGCTGGTGATCACCGACGTCAAGATGCCCGGCATTGACGGCCTCCAGGTGCTGAAAGAGATCAAGGCCCGCGCGCCGGAGACCCTGGTGCTCGTCATCACCGCCTTCGGCGCCGTCGACATGGCGGTCGAGGCGATGAAGCTCGGCGCCTACGACTACATCACCAAGCCGTTCAACCGCGACGAGCTGCGGCTGACCGTCCGCAAGGCGCTCCAGTTCACCGGCCTCGCCGCCGAGAACCGCCGCCTGAAGGACGAGCTGGCCGAGCGGCGCGACTACCGGACCATCGTCGGCACCTCCCGCGAGATGGAGCAGGTCTTCGCCGTCGTCGGCAAGGTTGCCGCCACCGAGGCGGCGGTCTTGATCACCGGCGAATCGGGCACCGGCAAAGAACTGGTCGCCCGGGCGATCCACGCCCAGAGCGCCCGCCGCGACGGGCCGTTCGTCGCCATCAACTGCGCCGCCATCCCCCGCGACCTCCTGGAGAGCGAACTGTTCGGCCATCTCAAGGGGGCGTTCACCGGCGCGGTCAAGGACAAGACCGGCAAGTTTCAGCTGGCCGAGGGGGGGACGCTCTTCCTCGACGAGGTCGGCGATCTGCCGGTCGAACTGCAGCCGAAGCTCCTCCGGGCGCTCCAGGAAAAAGAAGTCGAGCCGGTCGGCGGCACCCGTCCCTACCGGCTCGACGCCCGGGTCGTCGCCGCCACCAACGTCGACATCGAGGCGGCGATCGCCGCCGGCACCTTCCGCGAAGACCTCTACTACCGGCTGGCGGTGATCCCCATCGCCCTGCCGCCGCTCCGCCGCCGCCGCGACGACATCCCGCTGCTCCTCCGCTACTTCTGCGCCAAG contains:
- a CDS encoding sigma-54-dependent transcriptional regulator, with amino-acid sequence MKAKILVIDDDVSLRRVLEYNLQEEGYDVFAAASGEAGLELFAAEGAALVITDVKMPGIDGLQVLKEIKARAPETLVLVITAFGAVDMAVEAMKLGAYDYITKPFNRDELRLTVRKALQFTGLAAENRRLKDELAERRDYRTIVGTSREMEQVFAVVGKVAATEAAVLITGESGTGKELVARAIHAQSARRDGPFVAINCAAIPRDLLESELFGHLKGAFTGAVKDKTGKFQLAEGGTLFLDEVGDLPVELQPKLLRALQEKEVEPVGGTRPYRLDARVVAATNVDIEAAIAAGTFREDLYYRLAVIPIALPPLRRRRDDIPLLLRYFCAKHGSEQVVFDREALALLTAYGWPGNVRELENTVERLLIMRNGDTITAAELPEKIRLGGVAGSPVVRLPDDGYPLEQLEQEVVTEALERNGWNQTAAARFLRIPRHTLIYRMEKYGIVPPEKR